In a genomic window of Phycodurus eques isolate BA_2022a chromosome 2, UOR_Pequ_1.1, whole genome shotgun sequence:
- the LOC133417317 gene encoding zinc finger MYM-type protein 1-like, translating into MCENSVKEEEYEEKLCRTKEEKERQLQLLEAVFKKPRVVLHRAVVSPDLYPEQQEWSAKAEQQEPEPPRIKDEDEPDPTYVKEEVTLELPRFKEEVKEEPQAPCLEEEEQVAEIPTSPLTGVNKSNFAKLDYQSKWNLIHKGRPTPELKDLLQTTGPKVTRSFQAEWYNRKDWLCGCPIRNRLFCFPCLLFSTCENVWTKIGYCDMKNLPRSLTKHERSTSHIQSQIALKTFGTTRIDLALDEQQRLNASIHNAKVKENREVLKYLIAVTCFFAEQDLTFHSNDENASCSNRGNYVELLHAFAEKDAKLARLLETSALFSALSKRIESDLIEAVADVIRNDIKKEINAAPFVAVQVDETTDVSNKAHVSVIVRYVTQSDVACKVKEALLGLDDASDDRRVPAIAEYVLGVLDKYDCVEKLVAQSYDGAAAMSSELNPVQEKIKEKVPEAMLTHCWAHNLNLVLLHSAKWMPVCSAFFKTLAGLGTFFSQSTKRSSLLQDVVKRRLPRAAPTRWSSNSRLLRAISMYQADVRAVFRIMGENPDSWDNDTLMMASGYDQWLSKASTCFLMMVSEGICDETDALVSALENKVMDIGHCCARIQDTMEVFEHMSLEFHTFYERFEQKCATLGLADSESPTGKRSVREERKQIYYNILDNVTFQMRSRFGHFDQLAFFGLVDCSKFSKMSRHFEDAKLQSLLNYARFFDFVRLKADLIGLYSSHIVRNECKTPGQLLSFLTEKDLIQTVPEATKLLQLALTVPATTLSVESSTSALKRLKLFFQNRTDRGNLSALAIVSVEKKRLLKLKERKEDFYNKVTESFVQMERRVDFIYM; encoded by the exons atgtgtgaaaatagcGTGAAAGAAGAGGAGTACGAGGAGAAACTTTGTCgaacaaaagaggagaaggagcgaCAGCTTCAACTCCTGGAAGCTGTTTTCAAGAAGCCTCGCGTTGTGTTGCACAGAGCAG TTGTGAGTCCTGATCTCTATCCTGAGCAGCAGGAGTGGAGTGCCAAGGCGGAACagcaggagccagagcccccCCGCATCAAAGACGAAGATGAGCCAGATCCCACCTATGTTAAAGAAGAAGTGACCCTGGAGCTCCCTCGCTTTAAAGAAGAAGTAAAGGAGGAGCCACAGGCCCCCTGtctagaagaagaagagcaagtGGCTGAAATCCCCACGTCTCCTTTGACTGGTGTCAACAAGTCCAATTTCGCAAAACTGGACTACCAATCGAAATGGAATCTAATTCATAAAGGTAGACCGACGCCAGAGCTTAAAGATCTGCTTCAAACCACAGGTCCGAAAGTAACCCGCTCGTTTCAAGCCGAGTGGTACAACCGTAAGGACTGGCTGTGTGGCTGCCCTATCAGAAACCGACTTTTCTGTTTCCCCTGCTTGCTGTTCTCCACCTGTGAAAATGTGTGGACAAAAATTGGATATTGTGACATGAAAAACTTACCAAGAAGCCTCACCAAACACGAAAGATCTACTTCCCACATTCAAAGCCAAATTGCTTTGAAAACGTTCGGGACAACGAGGATAGATTTGGCTCTGGATGAGCAGCAGAGACTTAATGCTAGCATCCACAATGCTAAAGTAAAAGAAAATCGAGAGGTTTTAAAATATCTTATCGCTGTAACCTGCTTCTTTGCTGAACAGGATCTGACATTTCACAGTAACGATGAAAATGCAAGCTGTTCTAATCGCGGCAACTACGTGGAACTTTTACATGCTTTTGCTGAGAAAGATGCAAAATTAGCAAGACTTTTGGAGACATCTGCTTTGTTTTCTGCCTTGTCAAAGAGAATAGAGAGTGATTTAATTGAAGCAGTAGCTGATGTCATCAGAAATGATATTAAAAAGGAGATTAACGCGGCTCCTTTTGTGGCCGTACAAGTAGACGAGACAACGGACGTCTCAAACAAAGCGCACGTTTCGGTCATTGTGCGCTATGTGACTCAAAGTGATGTCGCCTGTAAAGTGAAGGAGGCGCTTTTGGGGTTGGATGATGCGAGTGATGACAGACGAGTTCCTGCTATAGCTGAATATGTCTTAGGGGTGTTAGATAAATACGACTGTGTCGAAAAGCTTGTCGCTCAGTCTTACGACGGGGCTGCTGCGATGTCATCAGAGCTGAACCCGGTGCAGGAGAAAATCAAAGAAAAGGTACCCGAAGCTATGTTGACCCACTGTTGGGCGCACAACCTCAATCTGGTGTTGTTGCATTCAGCAAAATGGATGCCTGTGTGTAGCGCGTTCTTTAAAACCCTGGCGGGACTTGGGACATTTTTTAGTCAGTCCACGAAGCGCAGCAGTTTACTGCAGGACGTTGTGAAGCGGCGTTTACCGAGGGCGGCGCCCACGCGGTGGAGCTCCAATTCCAGACTGTTACGAGCGATTAGCATGTATCAAGCTGATGTGCGTGCTGTATTCCGCATCATGGGTGAAAATCCTGACAGCTGGGATAATGACACTCTAATGATGGCTTCTGGATATGATCAGTGGCTATCAAAAGCCTCGACATGCTTTTTAATGATGGTCTCCGAGGGTATTTGTGATGAAACTGATGCACTTGTAAGTGCGCTTGAAAACAAAGTGATGGACATTGGACATTGTTGTGCGCGAATCCAGGACACAATGGAAGTATTTGAACACATGAGCCTTGAGTTTCACACTTTCTACGAGCGGTTTGAACAGAAATGTGCCACGCTGGGCCTGGCAGACAGTGAAAGTCCAACAGGTAAACGCTCAGTCAGAGAGGAGAGGAAACAAATATATTATAACATTCTAGACAATGTCACTTTTCAAATGCGAAGTAGATTTGGTCATTTTGACCAGCTTGCATTCTTCGGCTTAGTTGATTGCTccaaattttcaaaaatgtcccGACATTTTGAGGACGCCAAACTGCAGAGCCTGTTGAACTATGCCAGGTTCTTTGATTTTGTGAGACTAAAGGCCGATCTCATCGGACTGTACAGCTCACATATAGTGAGGAACGAATGCAAAACTCCCGGGCAGCTTCTCAGCTTTTTGACAGAAAAGGATTTGATTCAGACCGTACCGGAGGCTACCAAATTACTTCAGCTTGCGCTCACTGTGCCAGCTACAACATTGTCAGTGGAAAGCTCAACCTCGGCATTGAAAAGACTCAAACTATTCTTCCAGAATAGGACCGATCGAGGAAATCTTTCTGCACTTGCAATAGTCTCGGTTGAGAAGAAGAGACTTTTGAAGCTCAAGGAACGAAAGGAGGACTTTTACAATAAAGTAACGGAGAGTTTTGTTCAGATGGAGAGGCGCGTGGACTTCATCTACATGTGA